Proteins encoded by one window of Kribbella italica:
- a CDS encoding YciI family protein, which yields MPEYLLYFNQQWVGDHTDEWIAERGPLAAAAVDEMKAAGVYVFAGGLEVDGPAYAVDPTGGEVVITDGPYVESKEFLGGFTVVSVPDDETAKVWAAKISTACGWPHEIRRFGSQSPPE from the coding sequence ATGCCCGAGTACCTCCTCTACTTCAACCAGCAGTGGGTGGGCGACCACACCGACGAGTGGATCGCCGAGCGCGGACCACTCGCCGCAGCAGCCGTCGACGAGATGAAGGCCGCCGGCGTCTACGTCTTCGCCGGGGGACTGGAGGTCGACGGCCCGGCGTACGCCGTGGACCCCACCGGCGGCGAGGTCGTCATCACCGACGGCCCGTACGTCGAGTCGAAGGAGTTCCTGGGCGGTTTCACCGTCGTCAGCGTCCCCGACGACGAGACCGCCAAAGTATGGGCAGCCAAGATCTCCACAGCCTGCGGCTGGCCCCACGAAATCCGCCGCTTCGGTTCCCAGTC